A single Anopheles funestus chromosome 2RL, idAnoFuneDA-416_04, whole genome shotgun sequence DNA region contains:
- the LOC125774648 gene encoding putative nuclease HARBI1 isoform X1, with amino-acid sequence MIPLILLAEEEDQREEKMNQQRYRRCLRLNRSVIELPRNSFIQNFRVSHDIFAEILREIEGDLTPGTSIGITAEQKLAAALRFFATGHFQQGVGKDFHIPMAQSTFSTMLTKVLNSMERKLCSKYIMLDMSEADAEAANQYFNEKSGISGVVMCADGTHIRIKRPNTNEHFYYNRKGVFSINALMICDHQQRIRFVNAKYGGAKHDAHVWNRSPARSFFAAKHRNGNTAFKLLGTIFLIQLNPIQIYPTLSLRQEDVMFLTLINNKFCCLIGDSAYPREDWLLIPVRDANPSSADAQYNERHTAGRIIIERTFGVLKSRFRCLAGTRELQYAPSKCVKIINVCCALHNMCIEHGINS; translated from the exons atgATTCCATTGATTTTACTCGCTGAAGAGGAAGATCAAAGGGAAGAGAAGATGAATCAACAACGCTATCGTAGGTGTCTTCGGTTAAACAGAAGCGTGATTGAACTCCCACGCAACAG ttttatacaaaatttcCGAGTTTCACATGATATTTTCGCCGAAATTCTTCGTGAAATTGAAGGTGACCTTACTCCTGGTACATCGATTGGTATAACAGCCGAACAAAAATTAGCTGCAGCTCTACGGTTTTTCGCAACAGGTCACTTCCAACAAGGTGTTGGAAAAGATTTCCACATACCAATGGCACAGTCGACGTTTTCTACTATGTTGACCAAGGTTTTGAACAGTATGGAACGGAAGCTATGTTCAAAATACATCATGTTGGATATGTCCGAAGCAGACGCAGAAGCAGCAAACCAGTATTTTAACGAGAAATCTGGAATCAGTGGCGTAGTTATGTGTGCAGATGGGACACACATCAGAATAAAGCGCCCAAATACGAATGAGCATTTCTACTACAATCGCAAAGGAGTTTTCAGTATAAATGCTTTGATG ATATGTGATCACCAGCAAAGAATAAGATTTGTAAATGCAAAATATGGTGGAGCCAAACACGATGCGCATGTATGGAACCGGAGCCCTGCGCGTAGTTTTTTTGCGGCCAAGCATCGCAACGGCAACACAGCCTTTAAGTTGCTAGGtactatatttttaattcaattaaatcccatccagatTTATCCCACGttgtcgttacgccaagaagatgttatgtttttaacattaattaataataaattctgTTGTTTAATAGGTGATTCAGCATATCCAAGAGAAGACTGGTTACTCATACCTGTCAGAGATGCAAATCCGAGCTCTGCAGATGCTCAGTACAACGAACGACACACTGCAGGACGTATTATAATTGAGCGAACGTTTGGAGTTTTAAAAAGCAGATTTCGATGTCTTGCCGGAACACGAGAGCTACAATATGCACCTTCcaaatgtgttaaaataataaatgtatgtTGTGCGCTTCATAACATGTGCATCGAACATGGAATAAATTCATAA
- the LOC125774648 gene encoding putative nuclease HARBI1 isoform X2, whose amino-acid sequence MIPLILLAEEEDQREEKMNQQRYRRCLRLNRSVIELPRNSFIQNFRVSHDIFAEILREIEGDLTPGTSIGITAEQKLAAALRFFATGHFQQGVGKDFHIPMAQSTFSTMLTKVLNSMERKLCSKYIMLDMSEADAEAANQYFNEKSGISGVVMCADGTHIRIKRPNTNEHFYYNRKGVFSINALMICDHQQRIRFVNAKYGGAKHDAHVWNRSPARSFFAAKHRNGNTAFKLLGDSAYPREDWLLIPVRDANPSSADAQYNERHTAGRIIIERTFGVLKSRFRCLAGTRELQYAPSKCVKIINVCCALHNMCIEHGINS is encoded by the exons atgATTCCATTGATTTTACTCGCTGAAGAGGAAGATCAAAGGGAAGAGAAGATGAATCAACAACGCTATCGTAGGTGTCTTCGGTTAAACAGAAGCGTGATTGAACTCCCACGCAACAG ttttatacaaaatttcCGAGTTTCACATGATATTTTCGCCGAAATTCTTCGTGAAATTGAAGGTGACCTTACTCCTGGTACATCGATTGGTATAACAGCCGAACAAAAATTAGCTGCAGCTCTACGGTTTTTCGCAACAGGTCACTTCCAACAAGGTGTTGGAAAAGATTTCCACATACCAATGGCACAGTCGACGTTTTCTACTATGTTGACCAAGGTTTTGAACAGTATGGAACGGAAGCTATGTTCAAAATACATCATGTTGGATATGTCCGAAGCAGACGCAGAAGCAGCAAACCAGTATTTTAACGAGAAATCTGGAATCAGTGGCGTAGTTATGTGTGCAGATGGGACACACATCAGAATAAAGCGCCCAAATACGAATGAGCATTTCTACTACAATCGCAAAGGAGTTTTCAGTATAAATGCTTTGATG ATATGTGATCACCAGCAAAGAATAAGATTTGTAAATGCAAAATATGGTGGAGCCAAACACGATGCGCATGTATGGAACCGGAGCCCTGCGCGTAGTTTTTTTGCGGCCAAGCATCGCAACGGCAACACAGCCTTTAAGTTGCTAG GTGATTCAGCATATCCAAGAGAAGACTGGTTACTCATACCTGTCAGAGATGCAAATCCGAGCTCTGCAGATGCTCAGTACAACGAACGACACACTGCAGGACGTATTATAATTGAGCGAACGTTTGGAGTTTTAAAAAGCAGATTTCGATGTCTTGCCGGAACACGAGAGCTACAATATGCACCTTCcaaatgtgttaaaataataaatgtatgtTGTGCGCTTCATAACATGTGCATCGAACATGGAATAAATTCATAA